A genomic region of Ferroacidibacillus organovorans contains the following coding sequences:
- a CDS encoding DRTGG domain-containing protein has protein sequence MLTKHDQILQHIEGLPVGYRISVRQIAKQLGVSEGTAYRAIKEAEGQGMVSTIERVGTVRIERKQRRDIDRLTFAEVVNIVDGSVLGGRGGLHKTLHKFVIGAMELEAMMKYVESGSLMIVGNRQEVHVAALEMGAAVLVTGGFTVSARVTELADRLELPVISSTYDTFSVASMINRAIYDRLIKKDILLVEDILGSQVPSVLYDTQTVGDYRELVGATGHSRFPVLREDGKLTGVIAAKDVYGQDPVTLIARVMTRQPISVTPKTSVASAAHLMVWEGLELLPVIEFRRLVGVISRQDVIRALQYNQKQPQMGETLEDVVLSRFSETYEEQTLSLAGEVTPQMSTTHGGLSPGAFMTIVGEAGMNVLRRHRDTNMLIENATLYFLKPVQIDQRVEARARVVDVGRKMGKVDVELFRQSDWWEKRF, from the coding sequence TTGTTAACAAAGCACGATCAGATCTTGCAACATATTGAAGGACTCCCGGTCGGATACAGAATCTCAGTGCGACAGATTGCGAAACAGTTAGGTGTAAGTGAAGGAACAGCTTATCGCGCGATTAAGGAAGCGGAAGGACAGGGCATGGTGTCCACGATTGAGCGTGTGGGGACTGTGCGCATTGAGCGAAAGCAGCGCAGGGATATTGACCGCCTCACGTTTGCAGAAGTGGTCAACATCGTTGACGGCTCGGTACTCGGCGGGCGCGGCGGTCTACACAAGACACTCCACAAATTCGTCATTGGCGCGATGGAACTTGAGGCGATGATGAAGTATGTGGAGTCAGGGTCTTTGATGATTGTGGGAAACCGCCAGGAGGTGCATGTTGCGGCGCTTGAAATGGGTGCGGCGGTTCTTGTCACGGGAGGATTTACGGTAAGCGCCCGCGTGACCGAACTGGCAGACCGTCTCGAACTTCCAGTCATCTCTTCGACGTACGACACCTTTTCGGTCGCCTCCATGATCAATCGGGCGATCTATGATCGGCTCATTAAAAAAGACATCTTGCTTGTCGAGGATATTCTCGGAAGCCAAGTACCATCTGTGCTCTATGATACACAAACGGTAGGAGACTATCGCGAATTGGTCGGCGCAACTGGCCACTCGCGCTTTCCTGTCCTTCGCGAAGACGGCAAACTGACAGGTGTGATCGCGGCAAAAGATGTGTACGGGCAAGATCCCGTCACGCTGATTGCGCGTGTGATGACCCGCCAGCCGATCTCGGTGACACCAAAGACGTCTGTCGCCTCGGCTGCCCATCTCATGGTGTGGGAGGGGCTGGAGCTGCTTCCGGTCATTGAGTTTCGCCGATTGGTCGGCGTCATCAGTCGCCAGGATGTCATTCGCGCGCTGCAATATAATCAAAAGCAGCCGCAGATGGGCGAGACGCTGGAGGATGTCGTGCTCAGCCGTTTTTCTGAGACGTATGAAGAGCAGACACTCTCACTCGCAGGTGAGGTGACACCGCAAATGTCGACGACGCACGGGGGGCTCTCTCCGGGTGCGTTTATGACAATCGTCGGTGAAGCTGGCATGAACGTTTTGCGCAGACACCGCGATACGAACATGTTGATCGAAAATGCGACACTGTATTTTCTTAAGCCTGTACAGATCGATCAGCGTGTTGAGGCGCGCGCGCGTGTGGTGGATGTTGGGCGCAAGATGGGAAAAGTGGATGTTGAACTCTTTCGCCAGAGCGACTGGTGGGAAAAGCGCTTTTGA
- the dnaE gene encoding DNA polymerase III subunit alpha, with protein sequence MIHLRTYSEYSLLYSAARAKELGAFAFSQGMSALGVVDRFQLFGLPTVARELSEQNVRPLLGLTVRVAPTLDERDRRRVFMQTREVSVFAQSDEGYRQLMQLATAASFDPLDLKRITEQTLFEHARGLIGLTGDREGPVEMALSQNDEREALRSLAAYVEAFGRDAVYLEMARCGQADERERGERLRVLARKTKLPMVGTSPVRHMAPPDIRLIDVLAGVEQGVTLAEAASLRPRGASFHFRTRDEMAALFADCPEALAMTVEVAERCQAKIPAQSFAMPRYALPERMTEAQALEKLALDRLPRRVAHPTDAYRERLHYELAVIERMGFSGYFLIVWDFMRYARRQGITTGPGRGSAAGSLVSYVLSITDVDPLLHDLLFERFLNPERVSWPDIDIDFETERRHEVVAYVASTYGFDHVAHIGTLGTFASRAAVRDVARVLGIAAGALKPLLDALPTGPGMTLADALREDKALAQRVAHDPTMQRVVQLALGIEGLPRHASIHAAGVVISPRPLTDLVPLMAGADEVRVTQYAMEDVEALGLLKMDFLGLKTLTLCDRTISHIYDVRGERVRVEDLTLNDAAIELLSQGDTDGCFQLESPGVKHVLREMKPRDMEDLIAVISLYRPGPMEQIPTFLRARSGAVPPIYEVPELEPILRPTFGILVYQEQIMQIASRLAGFSLGEADVLRRAVSKKKRDVLDEWRGRFLEGCASKGVPALRAERVYDLIVRFADYGFNRSHAAAYAVLAVRTAALKANYRPEFMSALMNEQIANPEKLAHYASACRRAGIEVLPPDINQSGEACKPERTPSGDVAIRLSLEAIKYVGNAAVRHLLDLREAGAFSSVRDLLLRADSRVLTRRVVESLVQAGALDALGGRNAMLSEAKRWFDERELPSARAKTRHAKRGSESALSLFDEDVREALRDNPAEAAVEKVASNEPVAPELPEQRDAWERELIGFVVSRDPFAELRTLREAAQFPDLAQAKECAKTQLTDVVARLFHVRQTKTRRGEPMAFLQVEDESDRMEIVLFPSLFKTLREEPISGRICYIQIRKDARSSGLVALRFSYSAPDGAVARPARPPALQTEHQTEHQTEHQTEHQTEHQTEHQTEHARKHPGTKTKLPGASAPSMKCLWLRIDQELDQSIESLRALRAILVRHPGDIPVILSYPAGPNRLLESVRVNLSKALARELLTLLPKDAIRVTDELLIKK encoded by the coding sequence ATGATTCATCTGCGAACGTACAGTGAATACAGCCTTCTCTACAGCGCCGCGCGCGCCAAAGAGTTAGGCGCGTTTGCATTTTCACAAGGAATGTCGGCGCTAGGGGTGGTCGATCGATTTCAACTTTTTGGACTTCCCACGGTCGCGCGCGAACTTTCGGAGCAAAACGTGCGTCCGCTGCTTGGCCTGACGGTGCGTGTCGCGCCGACGCTAGACGAACGTGACCGCCGTCGCGTTTTTATGCAGACGCGCGAAGTGAGCGTGTTTGCACAATCGGATGAGGGTTACCGTCAACTCATGCAGCTCGCCACCGCTGCCTCTTTTGATCCGCTTGACTTAAAACGCATTACGGAGCAGACGCTGTTTGAACACGCCCGCGGTCTGATCGGTTTGACGGGAGATCGCGAAGGGCCCGTGGAAATGGCGCTTTCGCAAAATGATGAACGAGAGGCACTGCGCAGTCTTGCGGCTTACGTCGAGGCGTTTGGCCGGGATGCGGTTTATCTTGAGATGGCAAGATGTGGACAGGCTGATGAGCGCGAGCGCGGCGAGCGACTGCGGGTGCTTGCGCGAAAGACAAAACTGCCGATGGTTGGGACAAGCCCAGTGCGACACATGGCCCCGCCTGACATTCGCCTGATCGACGTGCTGGCAGGCGTTGAACAAGGTGTCACACTCGCAGAGGCTGCGTCGCTGCGCCCGCGCGGTGCAAGCTTTCATTTTCGCACGCGCGATGAGATGGCGGCGCTTTTCGCAGATTGCCCGGAAGCGCTCGCGATGACCGTAGAGGTGGCGGAGCGCTGTCAGGCAAAGATTCCGGCACAGTCCTTCGCGATGCCGCGTTACGCCTTGCCGGAGCGGATGACCGAGGCGCAGGCACTTGAGAAGCTGGCGCTCGATCGCCTGCCGCGCCGTGTTGCACACCCTACCGATGCGTATAGGGAGCGGCTTCACTATGAGCTTGCGGTGATTGAACGAATGGGGTTCTCGGGATATTTTCTCATCGTCTGGGACTTCATGCGCTATGCCCGACGGCAGGGCATCACGACAGGGCCGGGTCGTGGATCGGCGGCTGGCAGTCTGGTCTCTTACGTGCTGTCAATTACAGATGTGGACCCGCTTTTGCACGATCTGTTGTTTGAACGCTTTTTGAATCCGGAGCGCGTTTCATGGCCCGATATTGACATCGACTTTGAAACGGAGCGTCGCCACGAGGTGGTCGCATATGTCGCGTCGACATACGGGTTCGATCATGTCGCGCACATTGGGACACTCGGGACATTTGCGTCGCGCGCCGCCGTGCGCGATGTTGCGCGCGTGCTTGGTATCGCTGCAGGTGCGCTAAAACCACTGCTTGACGCACTGCCTACCGGGCCTGGCATGACACTTGCTGACGCGCTGCGAGAAGACAAGGCACTTGCGCAGCGCGTCGCGCACGATCCGACGATGCAGCGTGTGGTGCAGTTGGCACTCGGCATCGAAGGCCTGCCGCGCCACGCATCGATTCACGCGGCAGGCGTCGTCATCTCGCCGCGGCCGCTGACTGATCTTGTGCCGCTTATGGCCGGGGCGGACGAGGTGCGTGTCACGCAGTATGCAATGGAAGATGTTGAGGCGTTGGGGCTTTTGAAGATGGATTTTCTCGGACTAAAGACGTTGACACTGTGCGACCGCACCATTTCTCATATCTACGATGTGCGCGGTGAGCGCGTGCGCGTCGAGGATCTTACACTGAATGACGCGGCGATCGAGTTGCTATCACAAGGGGATACGGATGGCTGTTTCCAACTCGAATCGCCGGGTGTCAAGCACGTATTGCGGGAGATGAAACCGCGCGACATGGAGGATCTGATCGCTGTCATCTCCTTGTATCGGCCTGGGCCGATGGAACAAATCCCCACTTTTTTGCGTGCTCGCAGCGGGGCGGTTCCGCCAATTTACGAGGTTCCGGAACTGGAGCCGATCCTGCGGCCGACGTTTGGCATCCTCGTCTATCAAGAGCAGATCATGCAGATCGCATCGCGCCTTGCCGGATTTTCATTGGGCGAAGCCGATGTGCTGCGGCGCGCGGTATCAAAGAAAAAAAGGGACGTCCTTGATGAGTGGCGGGGACGGTTTTTGGAAGGGTGCGCGTCTAAAGGCGTTCCGGCGCTTCGCGCAGAAAGGGTGTACGACCTGATTGTTCGCTTTGCGGACTATGGGTTCAATCGCTCACACGCGGCCGCCTATGCGGTGCTCGCAGTGCGCACAGCCGCGCTTAAGGCGAATTATCGCCCGGAGTTCATGTCAGCGCTCATGAATGAGCAGATTGCAAATCCGGAAAAACTGGCACATTACGCGAGCGCGTGTCGGCGCGCGGGAATTGAGGTTTTGCCGCCTGACATTAACCAAAGTGGCGAGGCGTGCAAACCGGAGCGCACACCGTCTGGGGATGTCGCGATTCGATTGAGTCTTGAAGCGATCAAGTACGTGGGAAATGCGGCTGTGCGCCACCTGCTTGATTTGCGTGAAGCGGGGGCGTTTTCATCGGTGCGCGATCTGCTTTTGCGAGCAGATAGCCGTGTGTTGACGAGGCGGGTGGTCGAGAGTTTGGTGCAGGCTGGCGCGCTTGATGCGCTCGGTGGGAGAAATGCGATGCTGTCCGAGGCAAAGCGGTGGTTTGATGAGCGAGAACTTCCGAGCGCACGCGCAAAGACGAGGCATGCAAAGCGGGGGTCAGAGTCGGCGCTCTCCCTTTTTGATGAGGATGTGCGCGAGGCGCTGCGCGATAATCCCGCTGAGGCTGCTGTTGAAAAGGTCGCTTCGAATGAGCCGGTCGCGCCTGAACTTCCAGAGCAGCGTGACGCGTGGGAGCGTGAGTTGATTGGATTTGTCGTCAGTCGCGACCCATTTGCAGAACTGCGCACGCTGCGCGAAGCTGCACAGTTCCCTGATCTCGCCCAGGCAAAGGAGTGTGCTAAAACACAGCTGACGGACGTGGTGGCGCGTCTTTTTCATGTGCGTCAGACAAAGACGCGGCGCGGCGAACCGATGGCCTTTTTGCAGGTGGAGGATGAATCGGACCGCATGGAGATCGTTTTGTTTCCGTCGCTGTTTAAAACGCTCAGGGAAGAGCCGATCAGTGGCAGAATCTGCTATATACAGATCCGCAAAGACGCGCGCTCTTCAGGTCTTGTCGCACTGCGCTTTTCGTACAGTGCACCGGATGGCGCAGTAGCACGCCCCGCTCGCCCTCCCGCACTGCAGACGGAGCATCAGACGGAGCATCAGACGGAGCATCAGACGGAGCATCAGACGGAGCATCAGACGGAGCATCAGACGGAGCATGCCAGAAAGCACCCTGGCACAAAAACAAAGCTGCCAGGTGCGTCCGCGCCTTCGATGAAATGTCTCTGGCTTCGCATCGACCAGGAACTGGATCAATCCATTGAAAGCTTGCGCGCGCTGCGCGCGATTCTTGTGCGCCACCCGGGGGACATCCCTGTGATTCTTAGCTATCCCGCAGGTCCAAATCGGTTGCTGGAATCGGTTCGCGTCAACCTCTCAAAGGCATTGGCGCGTGAATTGCTTACACTTTTACCAAAGGATGCGATCCGTGTAACAGATGAATTATTGATAAAAAAATGA
- the accD gene encoding acetyl-CoA carboxylase, carboxyltransferase subunit beta: MLKDLFPKKRKFATISPNQSAKDRVPEGLMNKCKRCGEILLSRELEKNVKTCPHCGYHFSMTAPERIDATLDEGSFVEFDAHLLTGDPLSFPDYPEKVQKAREMSGLDEAILSGYGTIAGYPLYIAVMDFRFIMGSMGSVVGERLARTVERATDDGVPVVIFTVSGGARMQEGIFSLMQMAKVSAALRRHADAGQLYIAVCTNPTTGGVTASFAMQGDLNLAEPGAMIGFAGRRIIESTIRQQLPEEFQTAEFLLEHGMLDEVVHRKDMKPYLATVLSMHSKRGEPNGHRSAF; this comes from the coding sequence TTGTTAAAGGATTTGTTTCCTAAGAAAAGAAAGTTTGCGACCATTTCACCAAACCAGAGCGCTAAGGATCGGGTTCCGGAAGGACTCATGAATAAGTGCAAACGGTGCGGTGAAATTCTTCTTTCGCGGGAATTGGAGAAAAACGTAAAGACGTGTCCGCACTGTGGGTATCATTTCTCTATGACGGCTCCAGAACGCATTGACGCCACGCTTGACGAAGGGAGTTTCGTTGAGTTTGACGCGCACTTGCTGACTGGAGATCCTCTTTCTTTTCCTGATTATCCTGAGAAAGTTCAAAAAGCGCGTGAAATGTCAGGGCTTGACGAGGCGATCTTGTCTGGCTATGGAACCATTGCTGGATACCCGCTCTACATCGCTGTCATGGATTTTCGTTTTATCATGGGGAGCATGGGGTCGGTTGTCGGGGAGCGTCTCGCCCGAACGGTCGAGCGGGCGACAGATGATGGGGTACCTGTTGTCATTTTTACAGTTTCTGGCGGGGCGCGCATGCAGGAAGGGATTTTTTCGCTCATGCAGATGGCAAAGGTTTCCGCTGCACTGCGTCGTCACGCGGATGCGGGGCAACTGTACATTGCAGTTTGCACAAACCCGACGACAGGTGGCGTGACGGCCAGTTTTGCGATGCAGGGCGATCTGAACCTTGCGGAACCGGGAGCGATGATCGGGTTTGCGGGCAGGCGGATTATTGAATCGACCATTCGCCAACAACTCCCGGAAGAGTTTCAGACGGCAGAGTTTTTACTCGAACACGGCATGTTGGATGAAGTTGTGCACCGCAAAGATATGAAACCGTATTTGGCGACTGTTCTTTCGATGCATTCGAAACGGGGTGAACCGAATGGCCACAGATCTGCCTTTTGA
- a CDS encoding Lrp/AsnC family transcriptional regulator — translation MHAFLEGCAIDEISLAIIRFLQQDGRMSNTEIAHRLEISEGTVRARINKLISDGVLHIVAAVDPVKVGKKALAIIGLQTSLPERERVAEKLSAFPEIRFMAYTTGNYDIILEVYAESNEQLLEFVNQNLSTIEGIQKAELSLQLKIVRDSYTWL, via the coding sequence ATGCATGCGTTTTTGGAGGGATGCGCGATCGATGAAATAAGTTTGGCGATTATACGGTTTTTGCAGCAGGATGGAAGGATGTCAAACACTGAGATCGCTCATCGCCTGGAGATCTCGGAGGGCACGGTGCGTGCGCGCATCAATAAACTGATCAGCGATGGGGTGTTGCACATTGTCGCGGCGGTCGACCCTGTCAAAGTGGGCAAAAAAGCGCTCGCCATCATAGGGCTTCAGACATCGCTTCCAGAGCGCGAGCGTGTGGCGGAAAAATTGTCCGCCTTCCCCGAGATTCGCTTTATGGCGTATACCACTGGGAATTACGATATTATTCTTGAAGTGTACGCAGAGTCAAATGAGCAGTTACTGGAATTTGTCAATCAGAACTTGTCCACGATTGAAGGAATCCAAAAGGCAGAGCTCTCGCTTCAATTAAAAATTGTCCGCGATTCGTATACGTGGCTATAA
- a CDS encoding bifunctional homocysteine S-methyltransferase/methylenetetrahydrofolate reductase yields MGESEREHERKQTNHPAVTEAVSAQQRESLLARIEREVLIADGAMATQLYQMGTPVGICYEALCLERPNAVTAVHKSYLEAGASLLETNTFGANAHGLARYGLEGKVVEINRAAVRLARQVAGEQAYVAGTVGSVRGVRPAGPVRAELEAIYREQIEALLTEAPDALLFETFYDLDELEIALDVARSLTVLPSIAQLSLIDLGVTRDGVALSDAFARLYDHGASIVGLNCRFGPSDMLRVLEKANLRATDRISVFPNAGLLSVTDGAYHYASEPEYFGEIAQSFHAMGVRIIGGCCGTTPDHIRAMANAVAGRAPAPVKAGGNAAREGTDARRPRVAERSVLHSDDASAGELVHEKARHTHTVIVELDPPKDLSPNVFLEGARALHAAGADAVTLADNSLAVTRMSNMALGAMMKQMGVEPLLHMSCRDRNLIGQQSHLMGLHALGIRQVLAITGDPSRFGDFPGATSVFDVSSFDLIRMIKQLNDGRSFTGRALDECARFTVGAAFNPHVRHLDKAIRRLERKVEAGADFIMTQPIYDPEFFDVLADLTSHVNVPIFVGIMPLLSARNAEFLHNEVPGITLTDDVRKRMAEAGTGAHARSVGVEIARELVDAAMKRFRGIYLITPMMRYEMTVGLVEHVARTARNMDQAGSTPA; encoded by the coding sequence GCGCTCTGTCTTGAGCGACCGAACGCGGTGACTGCGGTCCACAAGTCCTATCTTGAAGCGGGCGCCTCACTTCTTGAAACAAACACTTTTGGCGCGAATGCACATGGCCTGGCGCGCTACGGACTAGAGGGTAAAGTAGTCGAGATCAACCGTGCGGCTGTGCGCCTCGCGCGTCAAGTTGCGGGAGAGCAGGCCTATGTGGCAGGGACTGTCGGCTCTGTGCGCGGTGTGCGCCCGGCGGGACCAGTTCGCGCGGAACTCGAGGCGATTTATCGCGAACAGATTGAGGCGCTGCTCACAGAGGCGCCTGATGCACTACTTTTTGAAACGTTTTACGATCTGGATGAATTGGAGATCGCGCTTGATGTTGCGCGATCACTTACCGTTCTTCCGTCGATTGCGCAATTGTCTCTGATCGATCTCGGTGTGACACGCGATGGCGTGGCGCTGTCCGATGCATTTGCACGGCTTTATGATCACGGCGCGTCGATCGTGGGGCTGAATTGCCGCTTCGGTCCATCCGATATGTTGCGCGTGCTGGAAAAGGCCAACCTGCGCGCGACCGACCGTATCTCTGTGTTTCCCAATGCCGGACTGCTCAGTGTCACAGATGGCGCGTATCACTATGCGTCAGAACCTGAATACTTTGGTGAGATCGCTCAGTCCTTTCACGCGATGGGAGTGCGCATCATCGGTGGCTGTTGCGGGACGACGCCTGATCACATTCGGGCGATGGCAAACGCTGTTGCAGGACGGGCGCCAGCCCCTGTTAAAGCCGGGGGTAATGCGGCGCGAGAAGGGACTGACGCGCGTCGCCCGCGCGTGGCGGAGCGGAGCGTTTTGCACAGCGACGATGCCAGTGCAGGAGAATTGGTGCACGAGAAGGCGCGGCACACCCATACGGTGATCGTTGAACTCGATCCGCCGAAAGACCTCTCGCCCAATGTATTTCTTGAAGGCGCGCGCGCCTTGCATGCGGCGGGCGCCGACGCAGTGACGCTTGCAGACAATTCACTTGCAGTCACGAGAATGAGCAATATGGCGCTTGGCGCGATGATGAAGCAGATGGGCGTTGAGCCACTCCTTCACATGTCGTGCCGCGACCGCAATTTGATTGGTCAACAATCTCATCTCATGGGACTGCACGCGCTCGGAATTCGCCAGGTGTTGGCAATCACGGGAGATCCGTCGCGCTTTGGCGATTTTCCAGGGGCCACGTCCGTGTTTGATGTGTCTTCCTTTGATTTGATCAGGATGATCAAGCAACTGAACGACGGGCGTTCGTTTACCGGACGGGCGCTTGATGAGTGCGCGCGGTTTACCGTCGGTGCGGCGTTCAATCCGCATGTTCGCCATCTCGACAAGGCGATTCGCCGCCTTGAGCGAAAAGTCGAGGCGGGTGCGGATTTTATCATGACACAGCCGATCTATGATCCGGAATTTTTTGATGTCCTCGCAGATCTGACCTCGCATGTGAATGTGCCCATCTTCGTCGGGATCATGCCCTTGTTAAGCGCGCGCAACGCGGAGTTTTTGCATAATGAGGTGCCCGGGATTACACTGACCGACGACGTGCGAAAGAGGATGGCTGAGGCGGGAACAGGTGCACACGCACGGAGCGTTGGTGTCGAGATCGCGCGTGAATTGGTGGATGCCGCCATGAAACGGTTTCGCGGCATCTATCTCATTACGCCGATGATGCGTTATGAGATGACGGTCGGTCTTGTAGAGCACGTCGCACGCACTGCGCGCAACATGGATCAGGCAGGTTCGACGCCCGCTTAA
- a CDS encoding NAD(P)-dependent malic enzyme, with translation MALRDDALKLHKDAVGKIALSPKVKVVTKEDLSLAYSPGVAEPCKEIHRDPERVYDYTSKSNLVAVVSNGTAVLGLGDIGPAAAMPVMEGKSVLFKAFAGVDAWPLCIDAQTIEEVVAFVKSVAPTFGGINLEDIAAPDCFEIEERLKAELDIPVFHDDQHGTAIVTMAAVLNALKVALKRLEEVRIVVSGAGAAGIATVNLLLSAGAKHVVMCDTKGAIYEGRGDLNALKQKIAAVTNPERIAGDLARALEGADLFIGVSAANAVTKEMVRSMNRDPILFAMANPDPEITPADAREAGALVIGTGRSDYPNQVNNVLAFPGMFRGALDTRAKEINEAMKVAAAHAIANLVTADELSADYVIPRPFDPRVAPAVAQAVAEAALATGVARIRVEPSEIAERTRLLSSIR, from the coding sequence ATGGCGTTGCGGGATGACGCGCTGAAGTTGCACAAGGATGCGGTGGGGAAGATTGCGCTCTCCCCGAAAGTCAAAGTGGTTACAAAAGAAGACTTAAGTCTGGCCTATTCACCCGGAGTAGCAGAGCCTTGCAAAGAGATTCACCGCGATCCTGAGCGCGTGTACGATTATACGTCGAAATCGAATCTTGTCGCGGTCGTCAGCAATGGAACGGCCGTGTTGGGACTTGGCGATATCGGCCCGGCTGCCGCCATGCCCGTCATGGAAGGGAAATCGGTGTTGTTCAAAGCGTTTGCGGGGGTGGACGCTTGGCCGCTTTGCATTGATGCGCAGACGATCGAAGAGGTCGTTGCGTTTGTAAAGTCGGTCGCGCCAACCTTTGGCGGGATCAACCTGGAAGATATTGCGGCGCCAGACTGCTTTGAGATTGAAGAGCGCCTAAAGGCAGAACTCGATATCCCAGTCTTTCACGATGATCAGCACGGCACGGCGATCGTTACGATGGCGGCGGTGCTAAACGCTCTGAAGGTGGCTTTAAAGCGGCTGGAAGAAGTGCGTATCGTCGTCAGCGGCGCGGGGGCAGCGGGAATTGCCACAGTCAACCTTCTTTTGTCAGCCGGGGCAAAGCATGTCGTCATGTGTGACACCAAAGGCGCGATTTATGAGGGGCGCGGGGATCTAAATGCACTGAAGCAAAAAATTGCGGCAGTGACCAACCCGGAGCGGATCGCGGGAGATTTGGCGCGCGCCCTAGAAGGCGCCGATCTATTCATCGGTGTGTCTGCGGCAAACGCGGTTACTAAGGAAATGGTACGCTCGATGAACCGCGATCCGATCCTCTTTGCGATGGCGAATCCGGACCCGGAGATCACGCCGGCTGACGCGCGCGAGGCGGGTGCGTTGGTGATTGGCACGGGGCGCTCGGATTATCCGAATCAAGTCAACAATGTGTTGGCGTTTCCGGGAATGTTTCGCGGGGCGCTCGACACCCGCGCGAAGGAAATCAATGAGGCTATGAAAGTGGCCGCGGCGCACGCGATTGCGAATCTGGTGACGGCGGATGAGTTGTCAGCCGATTATGTGATCCCGCGTCCGTTTGATCCGCGTGTGGCGCCGGCCGTGGCGCAGGCGGTAGCCGAAGCGGCACTTGCGACAGGTGTTGCGCGGATTCGCGTCGAACCGTCAGAGATTGCTGAGCGCACGCGGCTTTTGTCGAGCATTCGCTAG
- a CDS encoding glutamate decarboxylase — translation MWTVIYIAHTLRLAEQIQSRLTTEGFLVKLRAANGLQQQYEILVPETELEDVRDTLREILHSSLLG, via the coding sequence ATGTGGACGGTGATTTATATCGCCCATACGTTGCGCCTTGCTGAGCAGATCCAGAGCCGCTTGACGACAGAAGGTTTTCTTGTGAAGCTGCGCGCGGCGAACGGTTTGCAACAGCAGTATGAGATCCTCGTCCCGGAGACGGAATTGGAAGACGTGCGAGATACGCTTCGTGAGATTTTGCACTCTTCTTTGCTCGGATAG